TTGGCCATCGCGACCTCGAGGTCGGGGAAGCCCTCCGGCGCGATCGAGAGGCAGCCGACCTCGGAATAGATGTCGCGGCCCGACTCGGCCTCGAGCTGGCGCCACAGCTCGCGCGAGCGCTGGATCATCTTCACGTACGTGCCTCCCTCGTGCACCGCGGTGCGGAACACCCGCGTCTCGCCCGCGTAGGAGCCGTGCGAGTGCACGCGGCCGTACTGCTCGATGCCCACGACGTCGAGACCCTCGCGCTTGCTCAGCTGCCACAGGGCCATCGAGCCGACGGCTCCGGCGCCGATGACGACCACGTCGGTCTTCTGCAGATCCATTCGATCCTCTTCCGTTCTGTCGCCCCGCCCGCATCGGCGGGGCGTGCTTCTGTGCTGGGGTGGGCCCTGCCGCTCCGCGCCCGGCGCGTTCGGCGGGGCGAGCGGGCGTCAGGCCAGGGCGGGCTTGTCCCAGAGCTTCAGCTTCGTGCCGATGCCGCGCTCCACGGCGGTGCGGTAGACCCGCGTCGCCCAGGCGACGTCCTCGACGGGCATGCCGCCCACCGAGTAGACGAAGACCTCGTCGTCGCTCGTGCGACCGGGGGTGTCGCCCTCGATGATCTCGCCCAGGTCTTCGAACTGCTCGGGGCTCATGCGGCCGTCGCGCACGCGGTCGACGAGGGCCATGCCCCAGATGCCGACGGTGTCGTGGGCGTTGCCGGGCAGCTCGGCGCCCCAGGCCTCGTAGATGCTGCGGGCGTCGGCGACGTGGCGGGCGCGCTGCACGAGGCTCTCCTCGAGCGCGAGGTGCGCAGAGCAGAGCACGAGCGCGCCGGGCTTCACCCACTCGTCGGCGACGTAGGGGTAGTGATCCACGCCCGAGGGGCTCGGGATCGCGATGCTCACGATGTCGCAGCCCTCGACCGCGCCCTGCAGCGAGTCGACCTGCTCGACGGTCGTGATGCCGGGGAAGTTCTCGCGCACCCAGCCGATGTAGGCGTCGATGCTGCCCTGGCTGCGGCCGAACACCTTGACGGTGTCGATGCCGGGGCGCACCGCGACGAGCGCCTCGAGCGAGGTGCGGTTCATGGGGCCGGGGCCCGCGATGCCGACGATCCTCGCGTCCTCGCGCGCGAGGTAGCGGGCGCCGACGCCCGGGATCGCGCCGGTGCGGTAGGCGCTCAGCAGGTTCGCCGACATGTGGGCGAGGGGCGCGCCCGTGTCCTTGTCGTTCAGCGTGAACATGAGGATGGAGCGGGGCAGGCCGATCTTGCGGTTCTCGACGTTCGAGCCGTACCACTTGCAGCCGGCCGTCTGGAAGCTGCCCCCGAGGTAGGCGGGCATCGCCATGAAGCGGCGATCCGGGCCGTCGAGCGGCATGCCCTCGAAGGGCGACTCCCGCGGGAAGTAGATCTGCGCGCCGTGCAGGTCGTTCTCGACGCCGGCCATGCGGTAGTCGCCGCGCTTGAAGTCGACGAGCATCTCACTCATCGTGTCGACGCAGGCGGCCATGTCGGTGACGCCGGCGGCGATCATGTCGGGCTCGCTCAGGTAGAGGAACTCGATGGTGGTGTCGGGTGGGTTCTGGGTGTCAGGCACGACGGTGTGTCCCTTCGGTCGGTAGCGCAAGCCTAGAACTATCCAAATGGATAGTCAAGCGCCGGTTTCGGGCGTCCCGGGCCTCCGGGCTCGCCGTGCCTCCCGGGCATCACGGGAGACACCGGGAGATGCCTGGCGGCGCTGACTGGCGCGTTCGCGCACCGATCGACGTTCGGGCACCCGCCTGCGCGGGAACGAGGTGCTCGAACGTCGATCGGTGCGGCAGGACGGGCCGATCGGCGCCGCGGCTGCAGCGGGATCGGGCGGATGCGGCTTGCGGTGGGCGAAGGGGCGCGGATCAGCCCTCCGCGGCCCTCTCGATGAGGGCGCGGATCCGCCGCACCGCGGGCGCCGGGTCCTCGGGGGCGACGAGCTGCTTGAAGACGATGCCGTCGAGTGCGAACCAGATCAGCTCGGTGAGCTCCGCGTCGTCGACGCCGAGTCGGTGCAGCTGCCGCGAGATCGCCTCCCGATACGCCTGGTAGTGGCGCTCGGCGAGCGGCCGCAGCTCGGGCCGGCGCCGCGACTCGAGCAGCAGCTCGTACTGGAACGACTGGATGCCGGCCTC
The genomic region above belongs to Leucobacter muris and contains:
- a CDS encoding tyramine oxidase subunit B → MPDTQNPPDTTIEFLYLSEPDMIAAGVTDMAACVDTMSEMLVDFKRGDYRMAGVENDLHGAQIYFPRESPFEGMPLDGPDRRFMAMPAYLGGSFQTAGCKWYGSNVENRKIGLPRSILMFTLNDKDTGAPLAHMSANLLSAYRTGAIPGVGARYLAREDARIVGIAGPGPMNRTSLEALVAVRPGIDTVKVFGRSQGSIDAYIGWVRENFPGITTVEQVDSLQGAVEGCDIVSIAIPSPSGVDHYPYVADEWVKPGALVLCSAHLALEESLVQRARHVADARSIYEAWGAELPGNAHDTVGIWGMALVDRVRDGRMSPEQFEDLGEIIEGDTPGRTSDDEVFVYSVGGMPVEDVAWATRVYRTAVERGIGTKLKLWDKPALA
- a CDS encoding TetR/AcrR family transcriptional regulator, which translates into the protein MKDASGRSALLRATVVVVAEGGLRALTYRAVAAEAGVSHGLVRHHFGTRDQLIAEAMEYAIDESLRGSNMLSSGLTVHEFADGIESLADREAGIQSFQYELLLESRRRPELRPLAERHYQAYREAISRQLHRLGVDDAELTELIWFALDGIVFKQLVAPEDPAPAVRRIRALIERAAEG